In Trifolium pratense cultivar HEN17-A07 linkage group LG7, ARS_RC_1.1, whole genome shotgun sequence, a genomic segment contains:
- the LOC123895796 gene encoding uncharacterized protein LOC123895796 has product MSKKGKTIQHHIFSSIWSSIKDEFAVIMENTIWLLDNGEEINFWNDNWCGAPLADQFNIPFQTSQLLSSIVSDYILNGQWNIPPQLSQAFDNLTSIVHQVIIPMDQSQDKLLWKHTDSGDLELKEAYQFKMQQYQDLH; this is encoded by the exons ATGTCGAA AAAAGGAAAGACTATTCAGCATCACATCTTCTCCTCTATATGGAGCAGTATAAAGGATGAATTTGCGGTGATTATGGAAAACACTATTTGGCTTCTTGACAATGGGGAGGAGATCAATTTTTGGAATGATAATTGGTGTGGAGCACCTTTAGCTGATCAGTTCAATATTCCATTTCAAACTAGTCAATTGCTTTCCTCTATAGTGAGTGATTACATCTTAAATGGTCAATGGAATATTCCACCTCAGTTATCTCAGGCGTTCGACAATCTTACTTCAATTGTTCATCAAGTTATAATCCCCATGGATCAATCTCAAGACAAACTCTTATGGAAACATACTGATTCTGGGGATTTGGAGCTCAAGGAAGCTTATCAATTTAAAATGCAACAGTATCAGGACTTGCATTAG
- the LOC123894789 gene encoding zinc finger CCCH domain-containing protein 29-like: MENKFQTSVLLELSATDDIQAFKREVEEKGCDVNEAGFWYCRKLGSKKMCYEKRTPLMVASLFGSKRVVKYIIQSNMVDVSMPIGCENVTALHCAVSGGSESTLEIVKLLVDAGADTDCLDEIIKQKLLVANSKELLGGEKKEYAVDISLPDINSGAFGTDEFRMYSFKVKTCSRGYSHDWTVCPFVHPGENARRRDPRKYPYSCVPCPEFRKAACQKKDACEYSHGVFESLLHPSQYRTRLCKDELKCSRKVCFFAHRPEELRPLYASTGSAMPSQESLPVSNVSTPVMSPLEAGSSLKSGNLWQNKINQSPPSLQLPRSHLQKNTSSAKDLYQEMALLDIERAISQQQQQLIEEILSMQPSTPTQFQSMSRLQMNQNRNNIQASYPFNNIVSSPMRKSSPSGFNSSAAVATAVMNSRSSAFATRSQSFMDRGAARHHLGASKPNGRMNSEQWDDVNKFQKSVSFGSRYNGVAAPPLARLPEYAEPDISWVHSLVKDVSSESSEMFGSKKQHYDLYKQMLSPWAEQIVA, encoded by the coding sequence ATGGAAAACAAGTTCCAAACCTCAGTTTTACTTGAATTATCAGCAACAGATGATATTCAAGCATTCAAAAGGGAAGTGGAAGAAAAGGGTTGTGATGTAAATGAAGCAGGATTTTGGTATTGTAGAAAATTAGGATCTAAGAAGATGTGTTATGAAAAGAGAACACCCCTTATGGTTGCTTCTTTGTTTGGAAGCAAAAGGGTTGTCAAATATATCATTCAATCAAACATGGTTGATGTTAGCATGCCAATTGGTTGTGAAAATGTCACCGCGTTACATTGTGCTGTTTCCGGTGGCTCTGAATCCACTCTTGAGATTGTTAAGCTCTTGGTTGATGCTGGAGCTGATACTGATTGTCTTGATGAGATAATTAAGCAGAAATTATTGGTGGCTAATTCGAAAGAATTATTAGGAGGTGAGAAGAAAGAATATGCTGTTGATATATCATTGCCTGATATAAATAGCGGTGCTTTCGGAACAGATGAGTTTAGAATGTATAGTTTCAAGGTGAAGACTTGTTCAAGGGGTTACTCTCATGATTGGACTGTGTGTCCATTTGTTCATCCAGGGGAGAATGCTAGAAGGAGAGATCCAAGGAAGTATCCTTATAGTTGTGTTCCATGCCCCGAGTTTCGCAAAGCGGCATGCCAGAAGAAAGATGCATGTGAGTATTCACATGGTGTCTTCGAATCTTTACTTCATCCTTCACAATACAGAACAAGGCTTTGTAAAGATGAGCTTAAGTGTTCTAGGAAAGTGTGTTTCTTTGCACATAGACCTGAAGAGTTGCGCCCGTTGTATGCTTCTACCGGTTCAGCAATGCCTTCACAAGAATCCTTACCGGTTTCAAATGTTTCAACACCAGTTATGTCTCCCTTGGAAGCTGGTTCGTCTCTTAAGAGTGGAAACTTGTGGCAGAATAAAATCAATCAATCTCCACCTTCATTGCAACTTCCACGTAGCCACCTGCAGAAAAATACTTCGAGTGCAAAGGATTTGTATCAGGAAATGGCACTTCTTGATATCGAAAGAGCTATTAGTCAACAGCAGCAGCAGTTGATTGAAGAAATTCTTTCAATGCAACCTTCAACTCCTACTCAATTTCAATCGATGAGTAGGCTTCAGATGAACCAAAACAGGAACAATATTCAAGCAAGTTATCCATTCAACAACATTGTTTCCTCTCCTATGAGAAAATCATCACCATCTGGATTTAACTCATCAGCTGCTGTGGCTACAGCAGTGATGAACTCAAGATCATCAGCCTTTGCAACACGAAGCCAAAGTTTTATGGATCGCGGTGCGGCAAGACACCATCTTGGTGCTTCCAAACCCAATGGCAGGATGAACTCCGAACAATGGGATGATGTGAACAAGTTCCAAAAATCTGTTTCTTTTGGGTCGAGATATAATGGGGTAGCTGCCCCACCCTTGGCGCGCCTGCCAGAATATGCTGAACCGGATATCTCGTGGGTTCATTCGCTTGTTAAAGACGTTTCTTCTGAAAGTTCTGAGATGTTTGGTTCTAAGAAGCAACATTATGATCTCTATAAACAAATGTTATCACCATGGGCAGAGCAGATTGTAGCATAA
- the LOC123894791 gene encoding 60S acidic ribosomal protein P1-like codes for MSSGELGCIYATLILHDDGIPITAEKISTLLKAANVTVESYWPSLFAKLAQSKNVDDLVLNSGAAGGAAVVSSAPAAGGGAAAAAAPAVEEKKEEAKEESDDDMGFSLFD; via the exons ATGAGTTCAGGCGAATTGGGCTGCATCTACGCCACTTTGATTCTCCACGATGATGGAATCCCAATCACC GCGGAGAAAATCAGCACTTTGTTGAAGGCTGCTAATGTCACCGTTGAATCCTACTGGCCAAGCTTATTCGCTAAGCTTGCTCAGAGCAAGAACGTTGATGATCTCGTTTTGAACTCTGGCGCTGCCGGTGGTGCCGCTGTTGTCTCATCCGCACCTGCTGCTGGTGGTGGTGCCGCAGCAGCAGCCGCACCTGCCGTTGAGGAGAAGAAG GAAGAAGCTAAGGAAGAAAGTGACGATGACATGGGCTTTAGTCTGTTTGATTAA